In Zingiber officinale cultivar Zhangliang chromosome 6A, Zo_v1.1, whole genome shotgun sequence, a single genomic region encodes these proteins:
- the LOC121997263 gene encoding uncharacterized protein LOC121997263: MNKFVENEVLREITNDIKGVIKGVWPTWKKVPSDIKDLLWENFKLRYNWDNFTDREMKKVWNENSGERYRASIHLAKKATLSSAQEDLGRKSDILDMIGRGPDWMKANIWNDLVKIHWNKPDHKIKCEIARKNKMAAKDGSTIKHTGSSISFVAHRERMKKDLGRDVDEFEVFERMHKRK, from the exons ATGAATAA ATTTGTCGAAAATGAAGTTCTTCGTGAAATTACAAATGATATCAAAGGAGTGATTAAAGGAGTATGGCCAACGTGGAAAAAGGTGCCTAGTGATATTAAAGATTTACTTTGGGAAAATTTTAAG TTGAGATATAATTGGGATAATTTTACCGACAGAGAAATGAAAAAGGTATGGAATGAAAATTCAGGTGAGAGATACAGGGCATCCATTCATTTGGCTAAGAAAGCAACATTATCATCTGCACAAGAAGATTTAGGAAGGAAATCAGACATATTAGATATGATAGGTAGAGGACCTGATTGGATGAAAGCTAATATATGGAATGACTTGGTTAAAATTCATTGGAATAAACCAGATCAcaagatcaaatgtgaaattgcACGGAAGAATAAAATGGCAGCGAAGGATGGGTCTACTATCAAACATACTGGGAGTTCAATTTCTTTTGTAGCACACCGTGAGAGAATG AAAAAAGATTTGGGACGAGATGTGGATGAATTTGAGGTTTTTGAACgaatgcataaaagaaagtaa
- the LOC121997264 gene encoding uncharacterized protein LOC121997264, with amino-acid sequence MLSPQKDSEPRSDGGGSGGAGGDAEWLGTLSEIELDFLISLKELVIRRATTIGHKHLADKFDVKMLRGLGIAMLEYAKNHTESVQSPSLNKTLALFYGHGSARSSDHEPGTSNGGLQTPSNVTPRRKRMWEGLCENAAPRFSKRRCL; translated from the exons ATGCTGTCCCCACAAAAAGATAGCGAACCTCGATCAGATGGTGGTGGCAGTGGTGGCGCAGGAGGAGATGCAGAATGGCTTGGTACCCTCTCTGAAATTGAGCTG gattttcttatcagtttaaaaGAGTTAGTTATTAGGCGAGCAACTACTATTGGCCATAAACATCTGGCTGATAAATTTGATGTGAAGATGCTGAGAGGTCTGG GAATTGCAATGCTGGAATATGCCAAAAACCATACCGAAAGTGTTCAATCTCCAAGCTTGAATAAAACATTGGCGTTATTTTACGGACATGGTTCAGCACGTTCGAGTGACCATGAACCTGGGACATCCAATGGAGGTTTGCAAACTCCAAGCAATGTCACTCCAAGGCGAAAGCGCATGTGGGAAGG GTTATGTGAGAATGCTGCACCCAGATTCTCGAAAAGAAGGTGCTTGTAG